Proteins encoded together in one Sceloporus undulatus isolate JIND9_A2432 ecotype Alabama chromosome 4, SceUnd_v1.1, whole genome shotgun sequence window:
- the CD14 gene encoding monocyte differentiation antigen CD14 produces the protein MHATWAVVFFLLFGFNLPKAKGNCYLEKSQEHCVCSLLERINIQTLLHCLQATTYELRGGNLKQFAVFSIIHTSPELIQYILGGVKVCKLIFTNLIVPEVLLPTAMQFAASFPQVSELEFINCTFVKSADQLDTDGFDLKVSSLHFHKVMAAPLDDRVDISSLRSWLETLENLSVTESEVTSIPCKISTVLRALRFLDLSGNRFQDQGIEKSFCKGAFPQLQVLKLHGNNLTSYETVCQTLAHLNQLTHLDLSQNDFVPELVSSPCLWPPSLRVFNLSSTGFEHIDRSLPPDIEILDLSANHIFTLDLSIPGLKELYLSHNRLPSIPSVKGLPSLEVLSLDHNQLSQLPTEGLLHLKNLHSLKAGHNLYNCSCRQTIKEIQDLATSKALLPDWPHDYICSSPLDYQDYVLNEVPLSSLQCSRAAMLRQGSGATLLTYLPLVLSLLSLPAYRTQPIVL, from the coding sequence ATGCATGCAACTTGGGCCgttgtgttttttcttctctttggctTCAACCTCCCCAAAGCAAAAGGCAACTGTTACTTGGAAAAGTCCCAAGAGCACTGTGTATGTTCACTGCTTGAGAGGATAAACATCCAAACCCTGTTACATTGCCTCCAAGCCACCACATATGAGCTCCGAGGAGGAAATCTGAAACAATTTGCAGTCTTCTCTATAATACATACAAGCCCAGAATTAATACAATACATATTGGGAGGAGTGAAAGTATGCAAGCTTATCTTTACAAATCTCATTGTGCCAGAGGTTCTCTTGCCAACAGCCATGCAGTTTGCTGCCTCCTTTCCTCAGGTCTCTGAACTGGAGTTTATAAACTGCACTTTCGTTAAATCTGCTGACCAGCTTGACACAGATGGATTTGATCTAAAGGtttcttctttgcatttccaCAAAGTCATGGCTGCCCCTTTGGACGACAGAGTTGATATATCCAGCCTGAGAAGCTGGCTGGAGACCCTAGAAAACCTGTCAGTAACCGAGTCAGAAGTCACATCTATCCCATGCAAAATCAGCACAGTATTGAGAGCACTGCGCTTCTTGGATCTTTCTGGAAACCGTTTCCAGGACCAGGGCATAGAGAAATCATTCTGCAAAGGTGCTTTCCCTCAGCTCCAGGTGTTAAAACTACATGGCAACAATCTGACCTCTTATGAGACAGTGTGCCAGACTCTGGCTCATCTCAACCAGCTCACTCATTTGGACCTCAGTCAGAATGATTTCGTGCCTGAACTCGTCTCCTCTCCCTGCTTGTGGCCACCATCACTGCGTGTTTTCAACTTATCCAGCACAGGATTTGAACACATAGACAGGTCACTACCCCCTGACATTGAGATACTAGATCTGAGTGCCAATCACATTTTTACCCTAGACCTCTCCATCCCTGGACTGAAAGAGCTCTACCTGTCCCACAACAGGCTGCCGTCCATCCCCTCTGTCAAGGGGCTTCCAAGTCTAGAAGTGCTCAGTTTAGATCACAACCAGCTCTCGCAGCTTCCTACTGAAGGCCTTCTGCATTTGAAAAACCTGCACAGCTTAAAAGCCGGACACAATCTCTACAATTGTTCTTGCCGCCAGACTATCAAGGAAATCCAGGACTTGGCCACCAGCAAGGCCTTGCTGCCCGATTGGCCTCATGACTACATATGCAGCTCCCCTCTGGATTACCAGGACTATGTCCTGAATGAAGTGCCTCTCTCCTCACTGCAGTGCAGCAGGGCAGCCATGCTCAGGCAGGGCTCAGGGGCCACTTTGCTGACATACCTTCCATTGGTCCTTTCTTTGCTCTCATTGCCAGCATATAGAACCCAACCTATTGTGCTGTAA